In one window of Halobacteriovorax sp. HLS DNA:
- the xdhC gene encoding xanthine dehydrogenase accessory protein XdhC, producing MIEEILKLQKLNKPFCVATLVNVRGSAPQDQGAKIIILPCGDIQGTIGGGKIEAHAIQYAKDKLSSKEKKKTFFETWNLQRDIGMTCGGEVSIFFELYNLNTWNITVFGAGHVSQKLVRVLNTLSCHITLVDNREEWIDKCQGLENVTTIYLEEMSDHVKSLKEDNFVVIMTMGHSYDMPILREIFTRKLKFPYLGVIGSQSKRNVIEKELLEFNLKDCEFTCPMGLPIGDNSPEEISISVTAELLKYKDSYFKTSKRN from the coding sequence ATGATTGAAGAAATTTTAAAGTTACAGAAATTGAATAAACCTTTTTGTGTTGCGACTCTTGTTAACGTAAGAGGTAGTGCTCCTCAAGATCAAGGCGCGAAAATTATTATTCTTCCCTGTGGAGATATTCAAGGTACTATTGGTGGTGGGAAAATAGAGGCCCATGCCATTCAGTATGCTAAAGACAAGCTGAGTTCTAAAGAGAAGAAGAAGACCTTTTTTGAAACTTGGAATTTGCAAAGAGATATTGGAATGACCTGTGGTGGTGAGGTTTCAATTTTCTTTGAACTCTATAACCTGAATACTTGGAATATAACAGTCTTTGGTGCTGGTCACGTGTCTCAAAAACTAGTGCGTGTATTGAATACACTTAGTTGTCATATAACTTTGGTCGACAATAGAGAAGAATGGATTGATAAGTGTCAAGGACTAGAGAATGTTACAACTATTTATTTAGAAGAAATGTCTGATCATGTAAAAAGTCTTAAAGAAGATAACTTTGTTGTTATTATGACGATGGGACACTCGTATGATATGCCTATTCTACGAGAGATTTTTACAAGAAAATTGAAGTTTCCTTATTTAGGAGTAATAGGTTCCCAAAGCAAAAGAAATGTAATTGAAAAAGAGCTATTGGAATTTAATCTAAAAGATTGTGAATTTACTTGCCCAATGGGTCTTCCTATAGGCGACAATTCTCCTGAGGAGATATCCATAAGTGTTACCGCTGAGCTTTTAAAGTATAAGGATAGTTATTTTAAAACTTCTAAGAGAAATTAA
- a CDS encoding PleD family two-component system response regulator encodes MEDFEIEFKLSTLNELEDLFADFFDILKVNSPAEITDENVDAIFRIVHSVKGNSKACEFESMSTISHEFEDLMLKVKENKIEFCQNIFDLCFNFCDEITQVIEETQKDLDYTHDFNELSQKFKNFVPYVEETQETSPEQEPPKKLEIVKTERVDEDAIKILLVDDDSDLTELISSYIKVYFPAIIKITRDGNEASKSCMRVDYDTIICDYQMPIMNGQTFVKELRENYSLNQKTPVIFLSALEPDLIPSSEVWDEVFFVKKPVTKKELIYYLRCAIETKKQREIAS; translated from the coding sequence ATGGAAGATTTTGAAATAGAATTTAAATTATCGACACTTAATGAGCTAGAAGACTTATTCGCTGACTTTTTTGATATACTAAAGGTCAACTCCCCAGCAGAAATAACGGACGAAAATGTAGATGCCATCTTCAGAATTGTACATAGTGTAAAGGGTAATTCAAAAGCATGTGAGTTTGAATCCATGTCAACCATCTCACATGAATTTGAAGATCTAATGTTAAAAGTAAAAGAGAATAAAATTGAGTTCTGCCAGAATATCTTTGATCTTTGTTTTAACTTCTGTGATGAAATAACCCAAGTGATAGAAGAAACACAGAAAGATTTAGACTACACTCATGACTTCAACGAGCTAAGTCAGAAGTTTAAAAATTTCGTTCCTTATGTAGAAGAGACACAGGAAACTTCTCCCGAGCAAGAACCTCCTAAAAAACTAGAAATTGTAAAAACCGAACGTGTAGATGAGGATGCAATTAAAATTCTCTTAGTTGATGATGATTCTGACTTAACGGAGCTTATTTCTAGCTATATAAAGGTTTACTTTCCAGCAATCATAAAAATAACAAGAGACGGAAATGAGGCCTCAAAAAGCTGTATGAGAGTAGATTACGATACGATCATATGTGACTATCAAATGCCTATAATGAATGGTCAGACTTTTGTAAAAGAGCTTAGAGAAAACTATTCATTAAATCAAAAAACACCAGTTATTTTTCTTAGTGCGCTTGAGCCAGATCTTATTCCTAGCAGTGAAGTTTGGGATGAAGTATTTTTTGTAAAAAAGCCTGTTACTAAGAAAGAACTTATCTACTATTTAAGATGTGCTATAGAAACCAAGAAACAAAGAGAGATCGCCTCTTAA